The genomic region GAATGGATGAAACGGCGCCGGCCGACTGCACCGAAAGGGCTGCCGCAGCGGTGGCAAAGCTGGTTGCTTCGACGAGGTCTCGAACGGCTGCGCCATCGGCGTCTAGCGCCGCGACGAGGGCCCCGCAGAACGTGTCGCCGGCCCCGGTTGTGTCAACGGCTTGCACGGAATAACTTGGTAATTTGAGAGGTGATGCGCCCGCTGACACGATGAGCGAGCCTGCCGCTCCAAGCGTCACGATGACGTCTGGGACGATGCCAGCAAGTATTGCTGCCGCCTCGCGCGGGTCACCCTGTTGCCGATCCGACTGCAGGGCGTATGCAAGCTCAGCGGCCTCGTGCTCGTTCACGATGAGCAGGTCAACGTGCCTGAGCAGGCGTTCTGGGAGCCGTTGAATCGGTGCGGCATTAAGCACAACATACGTTCCGGCGGCGGACGCAACCTCGGCAGCGGCGATGACGGTCTCAACCGGGATCTCCAACTGCATGAGCAGGACGTCGGCGGCCCGGATTGCAGCGTGCTCTGCCTCGGTGAGGTCGATCAGGGCCGCGTTCGCGCCAGGGCTGACAACAATCGAGTTCTCGGCGGAATCATCAACCGTAATGTTCGCGATGCCGGTTGGGGCGTCGCTCGTGCGGATGAGGCTCGTCACCCCCGCGTCGTCGAGTGTGCGCCGCAGCGTGCTGCCAGCCTCGTCGGAGCCGAGCGCCGCGAGGAATGAGGCGGAGGCACCCGAACGGGTGGCCGCGATGACCTGGTTATTTCCCTTGCCACCGCAGTGCTCGGCCGATGCCGTCGCTAAGACTGTTTCTCCGGGACCGGGGATGCGCTCCACGCGGCATACCCGGTCGAGGTTTGCGCTCCCAACAACGATGACGGTCACGGCCGTACCGCCACGGCCACCGTTCGCTCGGCAAGCGTCGTGAAACCGATGCCGTCAAACCCGGGCACACTTGATGCGAGGCGGTTCTGCAGCGGATCGATCCAGGCGGAAGGCAACGCGGCGGCGCCAAGCATGCCACCCACAATTGAACCCGCCGTTGCCCCAACCGAATCGGTATCCCACCCGCCAGAAACCGCCGACGTAATGGTGCGCTCAAAGTCGCCGTTGCCGCGTGCAAGAGCAAAGGCGAGCAGCGCCGAGTTATTCAGCGCGTGCACCCAGTGCAGATGCCCGTAGCGCTGCTCGATGCGGTCGAGTGATTCGTCAAGGGAGGTCTCGCTTGCCCCAAGCGTCGCGCCCCAGCGGATGGCCTCGGCGTAGCGGCTCCCGCTTGGCACAACCGAAAGGCCGGCCTCGATAACCTCGGCGACCGAGTCTGTCACGAGGGATGCCGAGCACGCGGCCGCCGCAAACAGCGCG from Lysinibacter cavernae harbors:
- a CDS encoding PfkB family carbohydrate kinase, producing MTVIVVGSANLDRVCRVERIPGPGETVLATASAEHCGGKGNNQVIAATRSGASASFLAALGSDEAGSTLRRTLDDAGVTSLIRTSDAPTGIANITVDDSAENSIVVSPGANAALIDLTEAEHAAIRAADVLLMQLEIPVETVIAAAEVASAAGTYVVLNAAPIQRLPERLLRHVDLLIVNEHEAAELAYALQSDRQQGDPREAAAILAGIVPDVIVTLGAAGSLIVSAGASPLKLPSYSVQAVDTTGAGDTFCGALVAALDADGAAVRDLVEATSFATAAAALSVQSAGAVSSIPSLKETNDFRDQHEHITTS